A region of the Cannabis sativa cultivar Pink pepper isolate KNU-18-1 chromosome 3, ASM2916894v1, whole genome shotgun sequence genome:
aatcgaagaaaatagaTAAGAGAAGGTAAAGATTTCGTTGTACCGACAAAAAATTTCGACTTTATTCTTCTGTTATGTTTCaaaaacttaataatatatatataacttatcgATCAAATAAGTTTTATATAAcaactttaatttttatataataataataacagttataataataataatattaataaaaaaatttattattaataattatcttatcaTTTTTTAGCCACTAAGAAACTTCTATGGTATTTAGTTAGCTTTGAGTATCTTAAAATACCCtgtatttctaaaaaaaaaaacttatcccaataatcccaataatatttctaactaatacTGTTGTGGCACTTTTAGCCTTTAATCGGTTTTTCAGGTTCGTCgaacctaaaaatatttttatctcacaaataacttacattatatttacatatttcaaataaatttccgTAATTatcaaattacgcttatttatccacttatgATAAAATTTACAATTTATGCTAAATTAGATTagcaagatcataatcctacttaatATTACTTAATTAACACATAATGTATAATAAATcctaattattcataattaagtttcctaGATATTACACACACAAGACTATTCCTCAAGCTCTAATCAAATGGGCGAACTTGCCTTCTTTTGACGCTACTTGGAAAGATTTTTTTGTCATCCAAGATCAATTTCCTAATTGACACCTTGAGGACACGGTGAAACTTGTAGGGGGTGTTGACAGCCCTCCACTCACTTTTCTCTATTCTCGAAGACACAAGGAGACTACTGTGAGGGACACCACAGGGGATTAAGGGTGATCTGTCATTAGTAGTTATTTGAGTTGTACTATGGTGTGGTTACTTTTGGGTACATTCGGTCACTTAGAATAAGAGATAGGAATTTCTCAGTGTTGAGGTATGAATGAATTCAATAGTAATTGTAACCATTATGGGAGAGAACCTTGCTTTTGAAGTCCTGACAAATTAATGAAAGGCTACCACCcatttttatcttctctattctACTTAATTTTTTACTACTAATTGAATTTGGATAGAATATCCATCCCTATCATAATACTTATAATTGGTTCTTGTGTGTCTACCGAAAGTATAATTTGTTTCGAAATTCTTTTGACTTATCTGAATTAATAATTGTGATTTTTCTTCTCTATTCACCTAACAATTTTgatgacaaaaaaaaatttaacgacAAAACACTATATGTTGTTCTATTTCATCcgtaacaattttttatttttgttcataGTGTATTGGAGTTGCTTTATCATTTAAGTGGAGATGTTGGATCAACAAGAGACAATTAATGAATGCCTTATTAGAGTTGCTATATTATTTGAATAGAGATGTTGCATCAACAAAAGACAATTCACGAATGTCTTATTAGAGTTGCTTTATCATTTGAATAGTGATGTTGCATCAACAAGAGACAATTAATGAATGTTTGGTTATTCATGTCTGCATTTTCTAATTCTTACCTCATAAGTCATAAGGTATAAACTTTACTCTTATaatttatcataattaattctaCAATCTccaatagaataaataaataaataaatatttttattactgtaaaaataattagtttaatgggttaatttaaaaaaaaaatacaaaaacaaaaaaaaaaattacaaaaatacagctTGTATGGAGTTTTCAatatttttactgttttttagattttatttacagaaaatatagTCTTTTAGTGTATTTAATGTTGTATacttcttattttattattgattttttgttatttgtatattattttttatgttgttatattgttatttaatgttattttcttgttttCTTTTTGTGTTTTTATAGAATACtgtgaaaatataaaaaaaaaaaaattgaatgtaaaaatataaaaattttataaaaattggtgttttatgtaattatccctAGTTTAATTCCATATCCACAACAATTTATTGTAGTTATCATGCATATTTAGATTATTTTGGTATATATTTTAGGTTAAATTTGAGCCAAAATATATTGTAAAACTATAtttggtttaatttttttatgagcattgctattaggcaccagtggtgcctagcatatcgcgttgcgattggctagcgatactctctaaaagctattatattaaactatataagacccgatacttaattggacCAATAGTGATATTGACATATAGGatggtgctaggcaccactggtaccctttagcatttctctttttttatttatgccACAAAGTACAAATTAGTTATAAAAGTTAATACTATCATTAATGctcattaaaaatatacaaaatagttaattttatttattttattttaatatattataaatatatatttttttcattgaTGAATAGTATTAATGAGTGACAAAGAGATAAttaaaaaatgtggtatttATCGTGGGTTAAAATTTGGCTAATGGTATAATTTTGCGTCAAATTTTAATTTGGGCCAAATTTAACACTCATTTCACATCACTATTGGAGTTAAATTTTAGCgaaatattctaaaaaaaacaattaatcataattatcttgaatcatttaataaaaatgtTCAACAACTATAAAAGATCTTAATAACCCATGTACATAcctcaaacaacactcaaattTTATGAGCTTGTTAAAAAGTTAATGTGTTTTTATATTTCTAGTTAATTTAAGACAAGTAAATGTATATTTGAAAATGATTTGAAGTGGTAAGtaaatgtataatttatattattttatttcttaaaacaattaataattacaaaaatatatatatatatcatttaataatcaatatttaaaatcaaaaaaatttaatagaCCGTCTAACTAcacctaatttttattttaagtatttaaagaaattatattttaattattttatatagatGTCTACGACTctacattaattatatatttataatagatctttaatttcttttcaaaaatttgtgactaatttGCTAATAAGAGAGTTCAAAATAATCAATTGCagacatataaaaaaaataacaaacatgCATACAATTGAATGTTTGAATACTATTTTGATTGgtgtaaataattataaatttttgaatatcAATTATAACTATAAGGTAGAtacttatatataaaaaaattgaattataatttttgtaaatgCTAAAAATAAGAAGCTAGACAAAAATAGTGTTGTACTATATAATTTTCCAATAATCTATGTATTTATTTCAAGGGGCCAAAATTTTTGGATTACTATCAAAATAAACCTTTAACTAGAAAAAGAATGAATTTGAATGGTGATGAACAGATTCCTTCACCACAGAAGAGTCAAATGGGTGATTCATAGGTAGGTTTTCATGACATTCTTTGGAGCcaaagaaagaaaatgaaataaaccattcaaaaatataaataaataaataaaaaccctTATCTTTCTCTCTGCCTTTTGATAAAAACAAATGTGAGGCTCTGATTCAATATTCTCTCATTACAACACTTTCTATTTCTCTCTTTCTTAGAAcactagaaaataaaaataattatagtaatgataataataaagtcatgttgaagaagaagaagagggcaGAGCAGGTTGAAGAGAAAGTAGATAATAATAAGAGAGAGGTTGAGATTATGAAAGCTGTGGCTCAAGCTTGGTACAACCATGGTGGAAGCAGTAGACCCTTGAATGAATTTGATGCAAGAAAGACCTACAGTTTTAGAGGCAGTTGGCCTTCGAGGTTCAAGCTTGAAGCCATGAAGAAGAGGAACAAGAATAATGGTAGTAATATGTCATCATCAGCAGcacctaataatattaattattattataatgaaACTTCTTCATCACCATCTTGGGATTTTGGTCAGTCTCTTTGGGATTCTTATGAGATTGTTACTGTCTCCAAAAGGTTAGAGACAGGGTTGGTTCTTGATTCCTCATTTTCTGAgatagataataataataacaatagtaGTGTTAAGAAGAGTAGAACTAAGGAAAGTAAGAATAGTTTGAGAAATTTGTTCAATCAAATGTCTTCTAGGAGATTTGCTGAGCCTAAACAGAACAATGGTTTGTgacatttgttttttttttttttgtctatatactttttttttgttgattgaCCTGTTTTAGCCAATGTGAAAGATTATTTCTTCCCAAtataatatacatttatattttcTTGCTTTTGTTCTCTTCTTTCCAAGAGAAAAGTTTGGTTTACTTTGTTGGTTGAACATAGATGAAAAACATTATCTTCTAgaacaaaatataaatgcttTGGTGGCCAAATTGAAATTAAATCACTAAAAAAAGGGCATACAAAAACTGTACTTATTTGTGCTTTTCTTACCTAGTTTAAACTAACACTAATCATTTTGTTTCCCCTAACGTACTTTAATTACTTGCCTTGATGGTGGATATAATTACTGCTTTTAAGTTTTAAGTACTGCTTTTAGTGGCTTCTCTGCAGCATTTGTATCAATACAATCTAATGACCTCTTTGAATCGATGAGTCAAGGAATATGGTACAAAAAAGTGGAGTAGACTGTACCAACAAACATAGGAATCTTCTTTTCCCACATACAGTAATACAAGGACCTAGTTAGTGGATATGGTAAAAAGGAATGTTATTATTCTCAGTTACAATAATTTTGCATCATGAAAAGTTATTCTTATTCCCATCAGAACTTTTGTTGGCTGGTTGGTTGTGTTGTGTACTCCTTCAGTTGCTACATATTTATCACATGGTATAGTGGGAATTtcagaattttattttacatttatgtCCCTCATTCTATGTAATCCTTTATTATTTCTCATAATAAATCTCACAGAAAGATGATTTAAGTTAAGTAATGATGTGCTGTTATATTATTTGTAATAATTTGATGTTTGATTAAATGGAAACTGTTAGGGATTGAGCTCCCTCACACCAGCTTTATCTACACACAAAGGTAAAAACACTAGAAAAGACAATAAAACAACACCAAGAATTAGAAATGTTCAGCCTAAATCTCCTTGGGATGTTCTTCTATGTACTATGAAAAACAATGGAGATTACAACTTGTCACCACTTGAGACCTACAACACTTACTAATTACAATGCCTTAAACCCAGGCAAAACCCCACTAGTACACTTTACCCTGTACCAAATCTATCTCTTACCAGGACCCAAGTGTTTTCCACTCAAGTTGTCTCTCTAAAATAATATCATCTTTACAAAAGAAATTTGTTTTGAAGTGTTACATAAAGGTTGACTTATGAGGAATTACAAATAACTTAAACTTTTAATGTGTATAAGGATTAATAAAGCTTTGAATTTAAATTGGATTTTGTAAGCTGAGGTGTTTTCAGAGTGTGTACTTTCTTGATCTTGTTCTATATGTTTAGTTTACAGCTACTTGTATTTTCAATTTTGTTAGCAATATTTCAACATCTgcatcaaatttttatttataatgagAAACACATTCTCATAGCATATAACATATAACAAGTATCAAGTTATATATCTTATATACCTCAAACAAAGATAGATAAACCACACTAGCTTATTCATAAAAACCACATAAAATAGTATTACCCTAATGAACAAAAGAAGCCTTCCACTTGAAGAGATCAAAAGCCTTGCGTTTTTGCTGGATATATCTATTGGCTTCATCGTTGATAGAACTGGCTTCAGAACCATTTGTTTTCATACCAGAATTACTAGTACTTTTCCTAACATTACTTTCATCAGTAACACCACTATTTGATGAGTAGCCAATAATCTCAACCTTGTCCTCAAATTGAGGGTGCTGCTGCTTCTTCTTCTGCTGCTGCTTGTTGGTGCTGTTTTTGTAGCACTCTTCTTCTCTGATCTCTTCCGAGGTTGGTCGAGAACCGACAGCTTTCGGGGCATGGAAGAATCTTGGAGAAACTAATCCATAGCGAGGAACATTAGTAGAGATGTTAGTGCTTTGCATCCTAGCCAAATTCAAGACATGATCATGGTAATCttgagatgatgatgatgatgatgacatgTTCTTGGATTTGTAGtagttatcatcatcatcattatagCTTCTCCACATTGCCATATTGTCTTCTTAATCTTTGTATTGATTAATGcttgttaattattatgaaaactCTTGGAATTAACTGCAAATTTATACAAGTTTTTTTGGCAATATATTATTCCTTTTAGTGTTCAGATTTGCATCTAATTCTCGTATCTATTGTCTATTTCGGATAGTGATTTTCAAAAaggaatataatatttatataaatacatattttatttggTTGAAAATGATTTGAGAGCCAACAAAGATGGATTGGAATGTCTTTCGAGTTATGGAGTTGGGTTGGGATTCTTTCTTCCTtctagaaaatgaattaatccAAAGGCAAGAAAGATTAAAGAACAAGTAAATAGATTGCACGTGTTAAATAacaatctatatatctatataaaggaGAGATATGAGGCGGTGACATGGTACTCTACAATCTCTCTAATTAGCTTTATTTGTTTTCCccttaattctctcattatgttaattttttattagttttataattatatttgattaattaattaattaagaaaaatatttatatatttaaaccactattatttctttaactatacctaattattttaaaaaactattaaaaaaatcttCATAATCGTACCTATATATGAACacctatatgtaaattttttGGGTAGCGATTTACTGTATATAtaaaactatataaatatatttatatgaatggtatttttttttgtagtattatattaaatataaattttatggttTTGGAAGTAGTCAAGAAATTAGATCATTCTCCTACCACATCTCACCCTAATAAATTATTCTACCAAGTAAGCTTTCATAATTCTCATGTCATATCTTACATTATTGTAGATTTTTATATGCTATAGTGatcatttaaatttatatatatatagtaatatgTCGATTATTGTGTTCTTCTCTAAATTCAtacttatattttttgtataactaaatttgatgatgattattttaaatgtatatatttttgatGATCAATTAATTAATCCTTTGTGTATTAATATTCTAATATGTTTCTTTGTATCCTATTAATCATATGAATTTTTAAAGAGGAGCTTTATATATTTAAGATTTAATATAGCTTCTTTATAAATAGGAACTTTAGGTATAtggttctttttttttcctaaatattGATTATGAGATTTGCATGTAAGTTTTGTGTGGGATATTAAATGTTATGTAAAGGAAACAccatatcataattttaaacatgtatgaaaatattttttagatgATTCAAGGtccttt
Encoded here:
- the LOC115711594 gene encoding uncharacterized protein LOC115711594 — its product is MLKKKKRAEQVEEKVDNNKREVEIMKAVAQAWYNHGGSSRPLNEFDARKTYSFRGSWPSRFKLEAMKKRNKNNGSNMSSSAAPNNINYYYNETSSSPSWDFGQSLWDSYEIVTVSKRLETGLVLDSSFSEIDNNNNNSSVKKSRTKESKNSLRNLFNQMSSRRFAEPKQNNGL